The genomic stretch TAAAGATAGGGCCATTCAGAACTTTTACGGCTATATATAAAGTATTGGCTACTCTATTAGTATACTGTTTGTGTATATTATAAACAGATTGGTGGTTATTTATAGTAGAAGTAGaagtttgaaatttattgatatttgcgGGAGCTAATATAAAGTCTGTAGCTATTTTTGTGTGAATCGGTGAAGCTTCAGCAGTGAATAAATTCTGGTTAACACAAGGCATCTCATTTAAGTCTGGTAAATGTTTAACCTTATTAGGGCTCATGATTTCTGCTACAACATCAGTAGATATTGTTTCTAGTGCCGTAATTGGCGTTGTTATTTCTTTAGAAGTAACTGTTGTTGAAATATTGTCACAGCATACAGAAGTCTCTTCCAAACATACTAGGTCCTGAAGCTCCTGTTGCAAGTTATCGAATTTCAATTTCTTAAAACATTTTGATTTAGGATTTTTCCTTATGTCTACCAACCATGCATCAGTAACTTCTTTCTTAACGGGATATCCTACAATAATAACGATTGACATTATTATGAATTTCGATAATATGATAAGgactaaaacaaaaaataataaaatgtaattggccgcaaagaagtttatcttacaaaataattttaaaagaacaGTATCTTATACTATGATTCGGAAACTTGCACATAACCAGCCTgtcataacaaaaaattacctcattaataaattcattaccGTTATCTTCCAGTACCATTCTGTCATGATCTGATTGTATGCCACTCGGTATTTTCCCCAAATTGTTCAATGCGCTTTCGTTACTAAGCGTCTTTTCTATATCCACAAAAAAGTCATCTAAAAAATAACTAGTTTGAATGATTTCTTTTTGTGAACAGTTCTTAACATAACGTTCCTTCTGTTTTTGCACTGATAAGTTGCAGTTTATATCAGCAACTGTTGATAGGTTTCGATTAACTATGGATTCTTTTGCTTCTAAGGAGATATCAAAAATATCATTACCTACATCTTGAAGACACACATTATGCATTACTGTTTCGTTTTCCGCAATTAACTGATCAAGTTCATTAAGTTGCACAGGACATTTAGAGCCAACATAACTATTTTCTTCAGGTTGTTTAGCGACTTCAGTAATAGTATTGCTTGTAACATTTGTTATAATTGGTAGAGTGAAGTCAAGATTGGATATATCTTCTATTAAATCCGGAATTACAACTGCTTCATCCTTAATTATTTCTGTCTCGTAACTTAGCGTCTTATCTATATCCCTTAAAAAGttatctaaaaaataattagtttgATCGATTTCTTTTTGTGAACAGTTCTTAACATCACTTCCTTTCTGTTTTTGCACTGATAAGTTCCGGTTTATATCAGTAACTGTTGATAGATTTCGATTGACTATGGATTCTTTTGCTTCTAATGAGTtatcaaaaatatcatcaactaTATCTTTAATACAAACATTATGCATtactgtttccgcaattaactGATCATTTTCATTAAGTTGGACAGGACATTTAGGACCAACATAACTACCTGCTTCAGGTTGTTTAGCGTCTACAGTTATAGTATTCCTTCTAACATTAGTTATAATTGGTAGAGTAAAGTCAAGATTTGACATGTCTTTTTTGAAATCTTGAATTACGACATCTTCATCGTTAATTATTTTAGCTGAAATTTCAATAGCAGCTTCGTTTTCTTCTGTAATACCAATGCTAACTAATGTTCTTGCCTGTTCTTTAGTATTAcgtttttctatattatttgaCCCTGTTGGGCTATCGTTAATGCTCTTTAGCGCCGTATCAATATTATCATCGTCAATCAATATTtgcttcttttttatatttatgtcacAAAATTTGTCGGTATTAGAAGCGTCTTTTCTCGGCAGTGTTTTGtcttttgtatgtaaataatcaCTGCTTTCATTGGTTGAGTCATTTTCATGCGTGATTGTTCCAATTGGGATTTCGATAACTTGTGAGCTGGGATTGAATTCTGGAATTAAGATTTATAGTTAAATACCTGAAAACTATTAAAGCGTATCTTAAAGATTGTGTCGACCTCGAAAGCATATAATTAACACTATTTTTGCAGCTAAgatgatatttaaattattaaaactttcgtgagataTTGTAACGTTATTTATAAACACGGCTTTACTCACCGTATGTCagtgttggtaccgactagtttcggaccattcatTAGGGTGTCCCGTTTAATACTGCGGATTTGCGCTTGTAGTGCGCGGTTCGAAAGGACGGGGGGTGATGAAGAGCACGGTATCACTAAAACTATTGTTGTTCACGGGTGCACataatgtactcacaatgtccgTCGGACATGTCCATCATGAATAACGATAGTATTTAGTATAGATAGTATGAGATAATATATTGCATCATAACATAAACAAGTCCCTGGTTACCGAAATAAGACAGGCAGACAACAATTTTATAAACAcgctattcaaatatttgtaagtTATCAACGTCATCCGTATGCCTGTACTACCATCAAACGATGACGTCTGCCCTTAAAAGTATCCAGTTCAAGTCTATCTAGAAAAAACACTGGACACAGTTCCTTTTAAGCCGTGAGgctgttatataataattttcagaTGCTACTGTTGTGATCCCTAAAACAGGTCATCCTCGGGGAAGTCAACTCGTTgactgtattaataattaatattacttgtaTGCCTATGGTTATGTATTTCGATCTTCCAAGCCCAAGTTGCCATCTCaccaattattaaaactttcattgATTGAActtcaatattgaaataatcattaaaacaacTTACTACTGAGATTTGTAACTCTTTGCGAATATATCCTTGCTTTCTGTAACAAAGAAATTGTTTAAGTAGAATAAAAATAAGGcaaagatttttaattttaactatgaTTTAAGGACTTATTGAAGCTGCAGATTCCGAAGCGATACGACTTAGGTACCTTCAAGTATAGATCATACGCCgaccttaaggcgaagagtaagcagaacacacgcaaacatggtggtTTTAGCAAAGTTTTGTGGTGAACGTATAGCATtttgagctatgaacactatttaatcccgttacacatatccttaagtctcatttgtaagttgctaatgtttgctgttggttatagttagcaCTGCCgtgcctttttgaactaccacttttctttgaagttaaacaagttttttggcatggcatgacgcatttttttgtacttctctcataaaagttattcttatagcttgttcttttttgtgtaggttcatttattcagattagtagtgaataacgaggattgtaagcatataaactgttttccaccgaagaattttgaaaatattggctttgttacatagatggcgggccggctgtcgtgaactcatatcgctcatggtcgctggcatttagtgtcgccttgaCTAGTAAAGAGTCTCTTGACCACTGGTTTTGCAGATGTCCATGAGCGGTTGCCTCGCAACTTCTCCATGTCTATCCATTTGCaccttcttatataaaaaggaGTACAAGCTTCCACACGTTGGTGGCAAAATTAGTGACATATTTATTTGTAGCCATATTTCTCTTGCAAAGTAGGTACATTATGTATAATGCACGTATGACATAAAGTGGACTTACAAATTCATCCAGTAATATGACCTTCTTCTCCTTTATCATGTCAGTCCAAGAGGGAAAGGGCTGTGTTATAATATGCCTGTAGCTGGAACAGAAATAACaacctatatatatatccaCCGTAATTGTGcgttttatatacaaaaataaaaataaaaaataacaaaaaaacaaccgacttcaaaaacactattccaaaacaatagatatattatgcattaaaaagaattaaaataatgtgtatttttatacaatctaattaattaatctaattctagttacgattattgttatttttggaatcggtgtccttccgccgcgacctgctctcacctctcgcctcctcacgactcaagcacatctcatccttaactatgtatgtagttacaaacctatcttggcttACAcctactccaaaaattacaataatcgtcactagaattagatttattaattacaatgtataaaaatacgcaattatttttattctttttaatacatattatatctattgttttggaatagtgtttttgaattcggttgttTTTCAACgtagtaacggaactcttcaattcttaggagcaaattaacgatactcagccgaaTCTTTTGTATGCTATCCGGacatttgagtcacctacctaTCTATCGTCGTTATGGGTCCAAGTTATTGTCGTAGTTAAATATGAacatcaatggaactccttgaTGACTTACAGTACAAGGGTGAGATGTGTAGCAGAATTTGAAACTGTctataatcaaattgcaatgcgcttacgttcattgcagTGCCTATTGTGCTAGCACTCTTTTAAACATCCACTTCAACATACTGAACTTCATTGCAAAAGGTaaaaaactgtacctaccttgTATAAGGTCACGTATAAAAATAACTCAGTTATTGGTCTAaagtattaataatgtaataataataatgatcccaaaatcgcaCACaaattctctgcacactcgagaacctcggacacgatatccatattgctgaaatcataattatgagcggcggccatctcgaatttcaaaaatgattccaaaatcgttctctgcaccctccagaacctcggatacgatacccataatgtagtaatcataattttgcgcggcggccatcttggatttcaaaaatgatcccatccATCCCAGTATTAACAGGTATcgtaattttaattcaatatttttcgtTAACAATTTCAGGTaaaaattttagcaatataaCTGTAGCGCTTTTTGTGCTAAAGATGTATCTTTCGGGACAAAACCCTCAAACATGGGTATATTCACTTCACGTATAGATTGAataatgtctttttttttttatggaataggaggacaaacgagcgtacgggtcacctgttgttaagtgatcaccgacgcccacaatctcttgcaacaccaggaggagagcactgggtccccgacaattcgagctgctctgcgttgcacgcggtcaaatggatcgagctgatactggggtgcgccagaccagagatgacagcaatactccatgtgtggccggacctgcgctttgtagagcgctagtatgtgggccggcttgaagtattgccgtgctctattaatgacgcccagtttctttgaagccaatttggctttgccttccagatgaccacgaaattggcaatcgctcgagatttcgagacccagtattccgatactaggcgaggctttgagggaagtgttgtcgaagagcggtgatacgacaaatggggtttttttagtggttaccgcgcaaacttgagtcttctgggggttaaattggacaaggttcaattttccctattccgcgaccttgtcaagagaggactcgatagaagacacaagtttctcccggcactggtcgacgatttcccgagagagacctgcatggcccttgtatatggcatcaccagtgctgtcgtctgcatagcaatgaatgttggaggtgtccaacacatcattgatatgcagaagaaacagcgtgggagacagcacacagccttggggcactccagcattcacgggcttcgggttcgagcaatatccgtcgacaacgacctgtatgctgcgcccagtgaggaagctggaggtccacttgcacaagctctcgggaagcccaaatgatggaagtttgtagaggagcgccttgtgccatacacgatcaaaggccttcgctatatccaggctaactgccaggccttcccccttgctttcaatagccgcagcccatctatgtgtcaggtataccagaagatcacctgccgaccgaccatggcgaaacccgtattgtcggtcgttgatcaactggtgaccctctaggtataccaagagctgacggctaattatgctctccatgattttggagagcagggaggtaatagcaataggcctgtagtttgccggatccgaactgtctcctttttttttggatcggatggacaagggctgacttccatgagtcagggactacgcctttagaataagagtgccggaataaacgcgttagcaccggcgtcaactcaggggcacacgtcctaagcacgattggagaaatgccattcggcccgctcgacttcctgacgtccaacgaaaacagagctcgcctaacagttttctgtctgaactgtacttcaggcatagagctctgacaccgcgggatggtcggcggtgtttttccgttgtcgtcaagagtcgagttggaggcgaaaagagtgcacaagagatcggctttctcttttgccgtatgggccagggtgtcattcctcatgtgcaacggcggcatggacggctggctgaagttaccaagagcagctttcgaaaTGTCTGACAAAAAGGCGATACTTACGCCCTCCCAATATCCACAAGCAGTTCGCTAGCCTTGTACATTTCACAGGCTTTACGTAGCAGTGAGGGGTTGCCATGGTAGTTCCACCAAAAGTTGTAGAACCTGTTGCGTGTCCGCTCCTTGAGCTGGTACCACCTGCGCTGTAGTAACATTGACGAGCATTTGCGATTTCTGAAAACAAAGTTATTTCAACCAAACTGAACCCAGGAAAATATAAGAATAGTGGCGTTGTCATGTGTTTCGCAAGACGACCTCAATATACAAGAGTAACGCCATTTACGCCAGCTTAACCGGTGTGAAATAGCAGCCTGTTGCAACCATATTTAGTAAACATTTGCTGGTTTCCACTCCTCAAATAACGTATGAGCGAGCCACCAGACATTTTGGTTTTGCGCAAATCCGACCAACCCCTAGGAGGGTAATGCTACTGTGGTATGGTGCAAAACTTCTTTATTTGTACCCAAGGACATGGTATATTTTGATGGGTCATTCTTtagatataaataaacttgTATCAGAATATTCCCGCTCTTTCATAGTATCTAGAATCATTAAGAAGGTAAGTACCTACTAAACACAAATTAACCTACCTATACGAGTCGTGTGTGTGCgcttatttgtataattttagtaaGTAGTAGCTTTCTAAATACTTAAAAAGGAAAGTACCTACAATGTAGTATGTACTGCATggagttaccagtgggaggctcctttgcacaggatgccggctagaacttgggaggtaccacaacggcgcctatttctgccgtgaagcagttatgtgtaagcattttgttTTCGGTCTGaggtgcgccgtagctagtgaaattactgagcaaatgagacttcacatcttatgtctcaaggtgacgagcgcaattgtagtgccgctcagaatttttgggtttttcaaaaatcctgaacggcactgcatttttatgggcaggccgtatcaattaccatcagctgaacgtcatgctggtctcgtcccttattttcatagaaaaacaATGAAGATATAGTGGTGACATTAAACGAACGTGCATGTAGAGTTACTTAACCAttaccataaaataaaaataaaaaaattcataattcacataaataacattaattttcataattaatataacataccCCTCATTGTATTCCTTAGTAAGTTTCAACCACGCATCAACTAATTTTTCACCAGAAAGCTCCTCTATGCTGCACTCCTGAACTTTGAAGAACAGCTCCACTAATGCTTCCTGCTCCTCATCCACCTTTGTATCCTAGATAGTTGAATATGTTTACTTCCTTACTAATACTATTATAAATcctcaaatataatttgaaaaataaaattttatgaaggatgtgggactcgaacccacgacctctggcgttccgtgcctgtgctcttaccaactgagctaaccgttcgagtgacgtatcttcataaaatcttgtatgctttgttcaactctcagattgtgacatcttctacaggatctactttacagttgataacctgctcaaccccaatacttgcatattaggaaattgacttgaggtgtcgctcttgtaaatctaaacaatttgttatgtttttaaagtgataaccctcacttttaggattaatacacaaataaaattagaaaaacaaaattttatgaacgatgcgggactcggacccacgacctctggcgttccgtgccagtgctcttaccaactgagctaaccgttcgagtgacgtatcgtcataaaattttgtatgctttgttcaactctcaggctgtggcttcatctacaggatctactttactaaaagtgagggttatcactttaaaaacataacaattgtttatattatcaatccttatatttgtttgtatagAATAACCTCAAAATTATTTCCCgcattttcatataattattatcagtgGGTAACAtggactgtatttttttttaaaaaaatacctaattccatggtaaaataatgtaattagaTACTTGAGAGCCAgcttaattacataaataaggccacataacatttatagcattaataattaatgctttaaataaaaacttgttTATACGAATCTTacattgtatttatgtatgtttaagtaagtatattgtattaaatatatcgttgtcttgtaacacataacacaggctatatatacttaacttggggcaagataatttgtgtaaaaagtgtgtcaatattatattataacattgttttattatctTTACATTATAATGATAGTTACTTCCAGAGACATTTGTACAATACATAAGACAACAATTATTAAAGGTAGGTATGAAAACAATTTTAAGGGTCAACGAAAATAGACAAGACAATAACTTATCTTAATATAGTACCTAATTGGACTGTATTGAGCAGTTACAAAGTTACgttcaatgtatttttataagtcTGGTTTCACTACGAAACCTGTTTCTTGGCTAGTTGATGCAATTTAAGACAGTAATGTAAAACTTATGGGATTAATTTCGATTTTTATGAGTAAAGTTGCAAATTtaattctttgtttatgttGCATGTGTTAGTATATTCTCTTTTTATTCTACgcttgcttgtggcggcgatgtgggacgggtcgttcccttcgcTAAAATGTGGTCAAGGGTGgtgatggctggcccatgcgtgaggctcggcttcagattcttaaaagttattatatatatatatatatatatacctttatttatttactgtgtttgtggatgatgcagctactgtactcaatatttgttttgtattaattacatttacagTGGAGCGTCGTTTGACCGACCGTCGCTCAACCGAACGACCGCTTATTCGAACTACTTCGCCCGCCCGTTCCGCGCGGCAGTGCTCTCCACTGACCTgtttaaataccactggacaggctgttccttaAGTTtcacagcaaattttttgtgcctaattgaagcgccactcgcgagagtccagagaactaattttgacgtataataaaaatggctgcaaaggaacgtacaatactctgaggtatttttgtattttgaattaatttcgttcgttttccgtcatatttatacttcaagaaccaacgttataaagtacacaatcttttttgtaaatagtttcccaccatctattgatgtttgctgaggttgtcatcactagttttggtgccgcagactctcgctacatggtcaacagcgccaaaatggcgaatatcaaacaagcACAAAAGCAATTTGACAGTGCGtcgtatatagtagaggtcagtggtgcTCGCACACTTGTCGCGAATGGTACTAGCATCTCATCACGTCTAAGATCCAAGTAACCGCTAGTCGAGAAATGAAATTTTGGCGCATGAAAGTTAACTCTTTAAAATGCCTAAATGATCGACGATGAAATTTCCGGGTACCAAATTACGCAGGATAGCGAAATTTTAGACCTCATGACTAAGAAGGCTAATACTAATGAAGAAGAAAACATAATTcgtgcttttgaagtgtttaatTGTTTAGATATTGCCTTGCGCTGGTTTGAAACACAGGCTGAAAGCGACCAGTATCAAATATCTGTCTTTAAAAAAGTACGTAACTTAGCTGAACGTAAGTGGGTAGGCTTGCTTCGGCAGACGAAGATTGTAGATTTTTTAAGCGTTAATTTTACCTAGTACAAACATGTTTTAGTATAAAATTGTCTGTACTATTTTTTACCtgtacataaatatgtatagcTGAAtcaatatacaaaaaattaaaggtTGTTCGATTACACGAAAATATCGGTTGTCCGAACACCCATGTCCCCCAATTAGTTCGGATAATCGACACTCTACtgtacttttttgacttactcgtgtaaggcattgaatatttgacgtttgagtatgtttgttgcatcatctta from Leptidea sinapis chromosome 22, ilLepSina1.1, whole genome shotgun sequence encodes the following:
- the LOC126970963 gene encoding uncharacterized protein LOC126970963, which codes for MRALTLMKLRHLLPANDHIPDITAKARLTQTDWLLYDLVLVHEDINVIGEDTKVDEEQEALVELFFKVQECSIEELSGEKLVDAWLKLTKEYNEGNRKCSSMLLQRRWYQLKERTRNRFYNFWWNYHGNPSLLRKACEMYKASELLVDIGRAYRHIITQPFPSWTDMIKEKKVILLDEFKARIYSQRVTNLSKFNPSSQVIEIPIGTITHENDSTNESSDYLHTKDKTLPRKDASNTDKFCDINIKKKQILIDDDNIDTALKSINDSPTGSNNIEKRNTKEQARTLVSIGITEENEAAIEISAKIINDEDVVIQDFKKDMSNLDFTLPIITNVRRNTITVDAKQPEAGSYVGPKCPVQLNENDQLIAETVMHNVCIKDIVDDIFDNSLEAKESIVNRNLSTVTDINRNLSVQKQKGSDVKNCSQKEIDQTNYFLDNFLRDIDKTLSYETEIIKDEAVVIPDLIEDISNLDFTLPIITNVTSNTITEVAKQPEENSYVGSKCPVQLNELDQLIAENETVMHNVCLQDVGNDIFDISLEAKESIVNRNLSTVADINCNLSVQKQKERYVKNCSQKEIIQTSYFLDDFFVDIEKTLSNESALNNLGKIPSGIQSDHDRMVLEDNGYPVKKEVTDAWLVDIRKNPKSKCFKKLKFDNLQQELQDLVCLEETSVCCDNISTTVTSKEITTPITALETISTDVVAEIMSPNKVKHLPDLNEMPCVNQNLFTAEASPIHTKIATDFILAPANINKFQTSTSTINNHQSVYNIHKQYTNRVANTLYIAVKVLNGPIFKMAQKEEQNSKIQNIKEKNKPRPPIPWFKNALNFTSYNKHKLLTNTTVDRILLIFTWENLCKHTVLVTSIVKRKIKRQMNKTSASKKRRAQRKMNRKNAETTKKCYRNRVNINDNVNLTKTDYTIVEPNKEGGKVPAQHDANAMNNANNSFEEIQSAVRSIAKPCYCWEKDNSQKVESLKKPWCSNAICRCRDLLVNDSLRRYDKEKTELSNGESPNDTPSLSTYIQHTSSLRKTEYSSNFRKFETDTVTETGASSTKNNLAYFIDISEDKLTTDEYYDNCVNVTKHLDSIAIDNSKNIDVLSDINRKTLLSDLMEMSGIRNDDIETSKGQHTADENQPNVAIDKSKNIALPNINRKMLLSNLVEISGITEGNSNTSNLSQLETPFQEWAIEVHGTNMVTTYLGEYQPSSHNKIDDFQITLGHTVFEILASRPNLHIITSFDEFKCASQKKATFFKLDVMSGEMVSFNMYSQKKQKFLLRKAEASVGVKECIDLTDDVEDTQVSSSSREGHSKILNKKTENVQTAMPIKLFRSIHPSIVRKRKGNTQTYDTTNNDIEIDVINNVAQQPPYKIYDNEPLEKIVKQSYDSKTEPEYKHELDMPHI